TATACCGCTTGCTctccttgctgttgctgtcgtttaGTATGTCGTGTTTAGAGTAGTGTCACCGTGACGttgtgttattttttgttgtgtgtgtgtgtgtaagtgccTCATACAATgcatctctctttctactGCCTTCCTTCGATGATTCTTATCCTTTCATATTCTTTTGCAACATCTCCTTTGTTAATTTCACCGCTATGCAATACACATGCAATTTTTTGCAGCGTGTgtactacaccaacagaattGATGTTACGTTTAATAGCACTACCAACGGAACGATGGAACGGAAACAATTCGTGTTCGTTGTTTGTCGTTGTCGGCCACCAAATGTTTTGGTGACGGATCGTTTTTGATTTGGACAGAGATACAGTCTAAGAGGAGTAACAACTGAAATGGTCTTAGCATATCCTAACGTCGACGTTTGACCATCTCTCACGGTGGAAAGCAAAACTGGTAACCAATATGCGCTCGCAGTacaatatgttttaaaaattcgCTAGCCTGCCCGCCGTCTACGGGGGATCTTGGAACAGGGAGTTCggatttgtgtttttaaaaattagCTAACCATTCCCAAAAGATCATCCCCACCTCCCGCGTCTTCCGTATCCCCTGCTCCACTATTTGCTCCTCCTGCGCTTTGGGTATTTCTTTCGGGGCTTCTCTACTTGGCTTCAACAGATCGTTTGTCCTACAATTTACAGCATCTTTTTGGCACGTCAATGTCTTTTACTATGACTGTATCGGGATTTGCTTCTGATTCGGTTCAAACCCAAAAGCCAACCTCACACCCTTTTGTGTAGTTGATGCAACGAAATAATcgacgcgaacgcgaaacaTACTTCCATCAACGTAAAACGTGTAGAAGCACATTGCAATAAGGGGTAGTATTAATGAGAGAGTATTATTCCTCATTCTGATTTGTGGGTCCTGCGTTCGAGGTTGTAGTCAAGTAGCTCAGCTTCTCAGAGTCTGGGTCTtcatcattatgctgctgaATGAGGTTGCTCTTGCACTGTTGtatttgttggtggtggtggttgtggtgatggtgtgtttgtgtctgtacGTTTTTTGAAGTGTTTCATCTCTTTTCCTTAGAAGTGTAAGCGTGCTTTAGTTCGagttctggtttttttttccgtaGGCAcatacatttttgttttatagaGAAAAATAATTGACACTTGCCTTTGCTGCCGTCGGCGAGACTCGGATTCGGCTTCGCCATGGGCTTGACGAGCATGAAGGTTGAGAGGGGCCTGAACACCAGGTAGGTGGGGTTCAGGTGAATAAAACCACGCCACTGGTTGTATGGTTTCTGTGTATGTTTTGCTAGCAGTGGATGATATTGGGTCGTTGCGCCCGTTTTTGGAGGGGAGGAGAATGGAAGGATTTTACAATCAACTTACAACAGCACACTCATGTACAGACGTGCCTTCTGTAATGGCGTTTGGCGTTTTGTTTCCCTAGCTTCTGCTCCCTCCccacacatttttttgttgttgcaccgATCACACTCGCTTTTGACTGATCTGAATATCTCCTTTTTCTGTCATTGCATCTGCTTTTGGTCGTTAGTCAGTTCATAGCTGCTTTTTAATACGTCCGTCATACGTTTCCTTGAGTCCTTGAGTCCCGTTTAGTTGGGCCTCTTTTAAAAGTCgctgcacatacacacgcatacacacttacaaacacacacacacgcacaagggTGTTGCCCTGTGCCCTTGTACCCATAGCACAGCATTTGTTAGACGACTTTGGCCGGtttaccgccgccgccgccgcctacTGCGTACTGGACTGGACTAACATTTATCCTACTGGGTTTTGCTTGCTTAGCTTATTTTCTTAATATCTGCTATACTCTAATGCAATAATACTTACTAGTAGCTCACGATCGTTCGAATGCTCTGCTacttcttttcttcattttcttgttCATGGTCAGCGGCTACTTCTCGatattttgcttccttccgaTGTATTGAGCTCTGATCGGAGCGGATCGCCGAATGGGGTAGGGGTTGGTCCATTCGGAGTCCTATGGTGGTGCATTAATGGGTGGCCATTTACTGTTCTAATTTGACTTGGATGATGCGCGTTTGCTGGATTGCTGGGTGGCTCTTGCATAGCACACCATTCGTGTCGATCTGTTGCTCGTTGTCGGGGTATGAGTCGTGAGAGTTAGCTATGAGCACGACACGGCGCGTTGGATAGTATttaatatttccattttctttagGTCATTTAGGATCCATCTACTTGATTTCGCTATCAACTATTAACACCGCTACACTAATATTGTAGGTAATAATCTTCCTGCGCGATTCTGCTGGACAACTGGTTCCATTCGCTATGTGAATCCCGAGGGCCTAAGAGTGAGTAGTACCAGCATGATGCAAATACACCCAAAGCATTATTCATAGCCAGCCATTTTGTTACAGGAGGATGATGTCGATGGCTACCGTGATGATAAAACAAGGAACGAACAAAATATACGCTCTCACGTCGATATGTTCTATTCGTTAATACACTCTCcctcacatcatcatcaccgtcatccaAGTAGCGTTATGCAATCTTGCCTGTTCTTTCGTGTTCTGCTATGGCCACCGGCCCTCTGTCTTTTTGTGACCCATTTTACCAACCATTTCAACCTCTTTCAGCCATTTAAATATTGTCGtaatttgttttacaaaacgATTCCATCGTGCCTGCTTCACCTTTTCTCGCACAAGAGTTCCTCCACACACGCGTAGACCGTTAAATAATATAGTTTCACTATTCACAGATGCTCGCACGGGGGAGCAGCGCGCGGGCGCCCACATACACAATCCGCTCATCATCGTCTAGCGTTTCAGGACCGATTGCTGGTTGTTTGTAAGAGTTTTTAGTTTGTTACTTTTGTATATTCAAGGTGGGAATAGATTCACGAGAGGTTGGATAAGTATTCACACACAGAAGAACGCTCTCTGTCTTCTCAGTGATTCTTGCGGGATTCACCGTGGGCTTGATCGATTGCGTGCTGGCAAGCCGTTTGCGGAAGTAGATTACTCACTGTGTACACACAATCGAAACTATTTGTAGATGTCTCGCACAGACATCTCGATGAGGCTCGAGATTGCTTGCTGCGCATGATCGATCTTCTGGCTTTGACCTTATCTAACGCGATCTGCAAATGATTTCACTAAATTCTCATAAATTAATCTACTTACAGGGCTAACAACGTaaaccacacaacacaatatGCTGCCTAAACTTGCGCCCCGGTTAGCTTGCTGCCTTCGGGAACTTATTGCACGTGTACTgtcgaaacgaagaaaaaaaacgcgcagCTTACTTAGCCGACTTCACAGTGGAGAAGCGTTTCATCTGGGAGAGCATTCGTTGAGCAAAATATCTTTCACCTTCTACGTGCTGAATGCACTCGGCTTGCTTCGTGTTTTACTTCAATTTGCTAATGCTTACCAActgaaaaaaagcaaaaaccacatCTCTTCGatctcttgctcttcttctctcgttttctaACATTTTCATTCCCCCCACAGGCAATCACACTTGCGCTCGTACTGGTGCGTAACTACAGCTAAAAGAATAATCATTAAGACTAAGTATAACATGAATTGTaacaaaaaccatcatttcGATAAAGTTTCACGGTAGCTGAATAATGCAAAAAGATAAAGCAAGGTAGTTTCACGATTTTGCACtgctaaccaccaccatcgctctCAACTCCCTGCGGTTCTGGGGAGTTGCGATAAGGAAGGATGGACATTGCACATAACGTACCGCCGCTACACCTCCAGTAGCTGGTTGTCTATTGTTTTACAGTTCGGTTAACAGCCGAATTCCTATGGAAACTCAAAACACCACTAAGAAACACCTGCtgcacacacttgcacacactcacacacactcacatacacatccACAGCCTATTTGCAGAGTACGCGTTCGCTTCATTGTTGCTCTCGCTTCAATATAGGAATAAATCGTTTTGCGGATTCAACGAAAATGCGTTTAGTCTTGTTGTTTGAGTTGATGATAGGAGAAATATATAGAAATCTGACACGGAAAAGCCCTGCAAAACTATATTCGATAATGGCCTGATATTGTTACTGATTGTTATAGGGTACGATTGCTCTAGTTGTGTTAGATTGCCTCAGAGCGATGCCAGGAATAAGGAAGAGATTGCTAACTAGTTTCGATCGAAGCCGATCGAAACACCTGTCGCTAGTCTGCTTGATTCGTCCATACTTTTTGGTGGTCCTAAGGTACTAAGCTATCCTCAGTGTTATCATCTCCCCTATTCTAATTCTCAGATTATGTCACGCAAAATTGATTgataacaaaagcaaaacaaaaaaacataaaccgaGCCTCTCTCTTGCATCTGAATCGCGCCGACATCGTGCAGCTCCCGTCTGTtgtggtgattttttttttcactagATTTTAGACACTGTCTGGGATTAATCGCTGTCATGGATTTTGTCCTTATTTCTGGTTCCCTctctgtgtttttgttttataaaatGATATTATTTCAACATTGGACCACCATATAttgttattactattattattgatTATTTGTGCTGTTGAGTAATATCATTCAACACGCAACTCGTTCCTCTTGGCTCTACTTGCTGCTCTGCAAAATATGTCTTTGCCAGCTTGTACATAACAACAGcatgcactgctgctggtgttgctgctcttcCATCCCTGTACACGATATACCTTGAACAATACTGGTACTGTGACATCACACCACGACCAAGGTGCGCGGGGATGTCCTAAGTTAGCCTGCTCTGCGTAAGACGTGGGGTTCGCGCGCGAGTTGATATTTCATTGCAATTGATTACCGTCTTGTACAATctattcttctgcttctgtagGGGTATTCTTTTGTAAATATATCAATGTGTAAATCATTCACCGTCCATCCGATTTGCGGGCGAGTAGCTTGATAGGATCTGTCTTGGGCACCTCCGCGTGCCATGTAAAAggattgttttgttgattttgctACTACAAGATGGAGCGAGAGAGGATATGTTGCTTCTGGGTGTTGCAGAAAAACTATGAAAAGTTAACCAATGAAGGGAAATTCCTATAACGATAACCGTATCCTGGCGACAAAACGCTTGAGCAATGAACCGCCTTAGCTTCAAGGGGCCGCAATGAGGGGAGAAGGGTTGAAGGAAGGTTTAGTTCGGTAAAGTGCGATCGTTGTTGTCGGCGGTTTTCCCCGATTCTTTCTTTCCTGCCAATCCGGGTTCAGCTGGGATAGTCTGAAAGAATGAGAACGCTCTTGCGGTACTCTCTTGTCTTGTCAGTCTTGTCGTACTCCACTTCCTCTTACTGTCTTTTTGtctcacacgcacgcgcacacacacacagtccacCAGCTAAATTTCTTCCACTTtattgaaaacaataaaagaaacggaacggaaaaaggtACTCGaattaaaacgaaataaaataaacgtAAAAACAACctaaaacagaaacacaaaagTAACGAAActgagcgatcgcgatctttcGCATGCTTTTACTTTGCTTTTCTCTGCTGCCGAGCGGTAGGTACCTTATTCCTCGTCCTCACATGGGACGAAGGTGGGGCATTTTGTGTCGCTGTGTTTTGCCTTCTCTGCTGCCCTGCCTCCTGTTTGGCTGAATATTCCTAATATTGCAATTTGACGACCAAACGACGCTCCTCCTCTGAGCGAGCGCCGCCTTATGTACCTACACGAGAGTTACACTAAACGACTAAACGAAGGTAAACAGGTAAAAAGTTAATCATAAAAAGCTCTAACAAAACAACGACTTATCCGGGAttcggaaaagaaaaaggccCTAGAGTGTCACATCCAACATGGGATGGTCCGGGGATTCTAGCAGATGCGGAGAGATAACTATCCAAATCAATTAGAATCCCCCACACCGctcccatgtgtgtgtattcgttcgttctttgcGCCTTTGATCACGCCCTAGAGAGGGAAAGCGCTCCCACTACTGTTCGCCAGCGGCTAATATGCAGCGCGTGAAATGGCTACGGTGAAGTTACGATCCACGACGTGTAAATAGGTATTGTCTTGTTCTAAGCCTCtcggctggtggtgtggtggtggtggttgtggtgattgTGGTGGAGTGCACTAGGTGTTTCTTGtagcgtgtggtggtggtatgtgtttactgttgttgttgatgctgttacTGTTATTGTTTGCTTATATGTTCAACTTATGAGCTAGAGCTAATATAAAGTGGGTGTGTGTTCGTATGTTTGCAGCAATATTTCGATGAGCTTTAGGTACTCACCTTGCAGGaggatggtgtggtgtgtgtgtcagtgtgctgtgctggaaagaattccttttctgtttcgtATTCGCTTCACGCTGTAAGTGTCGTGTAGTGTGCTGCGCAGTGTTctttgtgatgatggtggtggtagtgtttgtGCTCGTAATTGTTACACCGCATTGATTGTTCAAATAATTCCTTAACTGCAaatgatttttcaaatttcgttTCAGATCACCCAATGGCGTCCACTCTACGGTACGATTCTAAACGGCTGATTCCAATTCAGATTCACAATTCAGCAAGGAGATGGTAATTTCTTAAGAAGCGCCATTTTCTGAACGGGGCCATTTTCTGTTCCGTTATAACAATACATTTCCAGCCGTATTGGCTCTGTGTTTTTGCTGCGGAGAATTGTAAACCTAGCCAAAGAACGGAAAGAATAAAGAATCAACTAAAACGACGCATACATAGATATAACCTCTTTGCTATGCTTTGTCCTAATGCCTTGTCTAAACGtatacacgcgcacacacacattaaatACACAATATCTTTCTTCACTTTCGTGCCATTTTCTCCCGTTCATCCTTGtctcacattcacattccCTTGGCTGATCCACCCctacttctcttctttctccacATCAtactcatcgtcgtcatcatcacaaGCACAGGTAGCGGCGGGAGAGGAACGCACTGGATATACCGTGGCGTGATAGTTAATTTGTCATTTTGAGTTGTTTTTGAATCTCCTTCTTTCATTCATGGTTTCTATCAATGAATGAGCTCACAATTTGCGTTTTCCTCATTACATCCTCTCTCGCCGCGCACGCATGAATACGCGCTCATGTGGAGGACACCGCGCATCTTCTTTCTCTATAagtaaacaataaataatgtcttttttcttgttcttctaaCAGCGTATCGCGAAGGCTCTTAGAGTATGGGAAGGGAGAATAGAGAAgtgggaagaagaaggcggaAAAGGGCCAGATTAATCCCAAACAATGGGGACAGCGAAGGGGATAGAAGTCGAGTAGTAGTAAGTGTGAACAGaaagacacgcacacacgcacacagtggaTAGAGGGTATATCGAAACGAAGAGGAAACTTCTACAAATTTAGATGATCTTCGCttaactaaaaacaaaaaaagaatcaatcGAACACACTTTATCAAACAAATCCTCAGCTTCTAGCGCGCATTGGCTCAGCTCCTTGCCATTCACAACATGTCATTCGTAtcgttttggtatttttggtTTCGAAGCTTTCTTGGACTCAAACGGGAACCCCAACAAAGGGGGCTTGGCTTAGGCTCGGCGCCGTACGGCGCTACACATACCCTATCTGCCAATCTAATCAATCGGTTTCCCCTTGCCCTCTCCCCATTACAATCTGCAAACTGAGGCCCGAAAATAGTCTTTTGCATTCCACGTTGATTGTGTTCATTTGCTTCGGAAGGGGCTCTTCTCTGTCTCTACACGGTCTATAAACAACATAACAAGAGAACTGGACAAACGGGTCAAAGAACAAGTGCATCATTGAATCTCGATAGCCAGACAGACACCGTCGACAAGGGGGATTGAGAAGCGGTAGCTGCCTACAGCAACGCTCACACGACTATGACCGCTGATTATGTTTAGGGGTTGGTCTGGACCTCCCCACCCTCTATTTGCATAGCGATTACAGTGAAGAGCCTTTTTCTCGTCTTGTCTTTCGATTTCCGATTGTTTCTGTTCTCGTCGTTTGGTGgttattttttgctttgttttaggCTCAGGGTTTAAATATGAATTGGCTGGACGACTCCTCACAAATAATGCTCGCTCATCACAACTAATCGCCCTCGAATACCGGAATTATCCCGATCGTTGCTGCCGCGGCCGACATTAGAGGGGACAAGCACTATATTATACCGCCCTATATTCCCCCACGTTGGCTTCATTCCCAGATTCCTCATCTTTAGCTGTTTAACTTATGTTCCTACCCTTCCTTAACGCATAGAGGTGATGTGGGGTGATGGGATGATGGGGTTGATGCTTTCTggacccctccccctccccctctccccactaGTTCTTTCCCTACCTTCTCACACGACGAACGCAATATATGAATGGGGCGTACGATCTAACCGTATGTAtgatggagggagggagtggcAATTGTAATGAATGTCGCGCTATAGATTACTGCGTGCCGTCCTCTCCTGTGTAGCAGACGGCACGACGGCGGTGGTTtaaggatggtggtggatgatggtcgGTCCATGATGctcggttggtgttggttaaGTGACGGCTGTCTAGTAAACCGCCCCACCATTGCACGGCCACTGCCCGAACCGAACACCGGaagcacgatcacgatcgaaaTTGCAAGGAAAAATGTAGTGTTGcggcctccctctctctctctctgtctgcctcATTGGTGTTGCTTGGGGTGGCACTGCTTATCGAGCCTGCATCGGTTCGTCTTCGGCGCCTGGTGTCGTGGGGGCCGTGCCGACCTGCTTCAGATTTTCGATGTTTTCATTGCTCCACGCTCCGTTCATGGTTTTCGACGAGGAGAAGCACAGCTTCATGATGAACGGGAACTTTGTGCCTAAAATGAACCGGAAATCGATTGTGCGATTAGTTGGTTGTGCTCTTCTGTCTCACTGATGAGGGTTAACCAATTTTACCTTTGTGATCGATAGCGGTATGGTTGCACTTCATGATGGCCTGGACGGCTAGCGCAACGCTCGGGAACTCTACCAGCCCGGACGAGGAGCGTTCCGATTTCAGCGGGAACATGCGAACCTGCGACGGGTGGCAATCGTTCATGCCGAACGCCTGAATCAGCTGCTCATCGGTCAGACCGGGCGGTGTGTTGAAGAAGTGCAGTATCTACCGGAGAAACAGAGATGAGTTTGATGTGGGGAAACGCCTTTGGGCGGGGATGCGACCAGTCAATTTTTACCTTGCTTGGTGGCTGGATGCGATTTTTGCTGGCCTGAGTCAGAGAGAGGAACCGATTGTTCTTGGAGCCAGTGTACTCCTTGAAGCTGGGAGTGTGATCGGGCAAGGTGTACGGATTGGTGACCTCGGACAGGAAGTTTTGCTTGGAAAATCTGTAACGGATGCGAAAGCAAACGCATTAGCGGAAGTTGATCGAAGGAGGAAACAATTTTGCGAGATCAGAACTTACGCGATCTGAATTTTGCCATCATTTCCTATTGGAATGTTGTTCAGGTGCTGGACGCAACGTTCAACTGCAATGGCGTCACCCATCTGTACCATGGCGGTACCTTCCTTCGTCTTCAGGAACTTTATCTGGAATCACAAACAAAAGAGTGGACAATTAGGTTCGAGCGAAACAGAGcgagtttcgtttcgtttcctgcAAAACTCCTGACAATGAACGGCATCATCAACGGTAGATGATGCTCGAAGTTAACCAACCAGCCGGGGATCAGCTCGGCTCATCTCAATTGGATATCTCTAGTTTCCTGCTGTCGGACTGGCTTgtcgaacagagagagagaacaccaGTAGGATCGTCACGTCTTGgtggaatgaaattaattatttgtcCCCTCTCTCCCAATGAACAACAGACGGTCAACCCATCCCATCTCATCTGTCCATCCATCTGGGAGACTTTTATCGCGAAGCCAGACAGCTATTTTGAGCATCCCTTTTCGGGGGATGCCTCCTAGCCGAGACCGTGTGCACAATGCGGCCACATGCAAGAATGCGTGCGTAACCGAGGAATGCTCGAGTGTCGCTTCACGTGTCATTGGCTTTCACGTTCGAGAGCTTTGCAGTGCAGTTGCTTGCAGTCGATCTTTCGGCCGCAGCAAACGCATCGTGTTCCCAGATGGTCACCGATTTCGCGCGACAAATGGTAACGGAAGCCGTGTGAGAACCAGACATAAATCATTCGGATTGAAATGGCACGCGGTAACACGGCACTGATGGTTGCAGTCGCGAGTAAGGCATCATTTCGTGATAGTGCGACACTCATACTGCAGCTGTTCGTAATGGGGCAgagagtgcagcagcattctGGGTTTTCCTATTTTGCATTCAGCGAAAACACAGTTTGTTTCGCATTCTACTGTTGCTTTTGGTCCTGATAGCTGCCACCAGCgacattttcattaatttaatgTGGCTTTAATGAAATTACTGAAGAAATCGTAGCAACCATTTGATTGTTTATGATTTCATATGTCTTCCATAGTAACAGGAGAGGAGCTcatgttactgttgctgctctcaTCAAGCCACAGGGAAATTTCGTGAAAAAATGTAAGTACAATTTTGAAAACAGCGGAAGATTTCCAACAAGAACCTTAACATAAACTTATTatcatctttttattttttaaggtCATACGTTCAAATAATAAAGAACTAGAAAACATGAATATACAAAATGTTACTTATTGACACCCCTGAACGCGAGTTGCCGAGTTCTTAACAAATAGCGAACCTACTTCATAAGCCAATCGCAATGTTAAAATTCTCTTTGTCGACCAAACATGGCGATTGAATCTGCTTTCTGCTACTTAAACATTCATCGAACGTACCGCAGCAGTAGGCTTCAAGCGACACAAAGAGGGTCTCTCCCTCAGAGAGGGAGGATGAAAGACCTGGAGTCAAGCGGTACGACGGAAGCAGCACCGCAAAAGAGCCGCATTTGAAGTTTCGAAATAAGCATCCGCGTCAGCTGTTCTTAGGAAATCAAAATGGAAAccgaaagaaagtgaa
This sequence is a window from Anopheles darlingi chromosome 3, idAnoDarlMG_H_01, whole genome shotgun sequence. Protein-coding genes within it:
- the LOC125956101 gene encoding heterogeneous nuclear ribonucleoprotein L isoform X5 is translated as MRHLLWLLHTEDRLRKVAATTVKEVGNGRSPLLQDPTLFGGRPQPYSKYLSPSQTPYNEYSPPAQGIRSKPALLGAGGGNGFPPNFSPPDFHPSENWKPATAGTHAGLMKDPPLPRNGPTNFIQPTQQQGAVMMVYGLDNGTANTDKLFNLFCLYGNVVRIKFLKTKEGTAMVQMGDAIAVERCVQHLNNIPIGNDGKIQIAFSKQNFLSEVTNPYTLPDHTPSFKEYTGSKNNRFLSLTQASKNRIQPPSKILHFFNTPPGLTDEQLIQAFGMNDCHPSQVRMFPLKSERSSSGLVEFPSVALAVQAIMKCNHTAIDHKGTKFPFIMKLCFSSSKTMNGAWSNENIENLKQVGTAPTTPGAEDEPMQAR
- the LOC125956101 gene encoding heterogeneous nuclear ribonucleoprotein L isoform X6, whose translation is MRHLLWLLHTEDRLRKAATTVKEVGNGRSPLLQDPTLFGGRPQPYSKYLSPSQTPYNEYSPPAQGIRSKPALLGAGGGNGFPPNFSPPDFHPSENWKPATAGTHAGLMKDPPLPRNGPTNFIQPTQQQGAVMMVYGLDNGTANTDKLFNLFCLYGNVVRIKFLKTKEGTAMVQMGDAIAVERCVQHLNNIPIGNDGKIQIAFSKQNFLSEVTNPYTLPDHTPSFKEYTGSKNNRFLSLTQASKNRIQPPSKILHFFNTPPGLTDEQLIQAFGMNDCHPSQVRMFPLKSERSSSGLVEFPSVALAVQAIMKCNHTAIDHKGTKFPFIMKLCFSSSKTMNGAWSNENIENLKQVGTAPTTPGAEDEPMQAR
- the LOC125956101 gene encoding heterogeneous nuclear ribonucleoprotein L isoform X7 codes for the protein MRHLLWLLHTEDRLRKGKYLSPSQTPYNEYSPPAQGIRSKPALLGAGGGNGFPPNFSPPDFHPSENWKPATAGTHAGLMKDPPLPRNGPTNFIQPTQQQGAVMMVYGLDNGTANTDKLFNLFCLYGNVVRIKFLKTKEGTAMVQMGDAIAVERCVQHLNNIPIGNDGKIQIAFSKQNFLSEVTNPYTLPDHTPSFKEYTGSKNNRFLSLTQASKNRIQPPSKILHFFNTPPGLTDEQLIQAFGMNDCHPSQVRMFPLKSERSSSGLVEFPSVALAVQAIMKCNHTAIDHKGTKFPFIMKLCFSSSKTMNGAWSNENIENLKQVGTAPTTPGAEDEPMQAR